In the Phycisphaerae bacterium genome, one interval contains:
- a CDS encoding MoxR family ATPase: protein MITAQVDVKQIGAQVAERSQPFRLLLEQMHRVIVGQDQLLHRMFVGLLSNGHLLIEGVPGLAKTTAVACLARGIRTSFQRLQFTPDLLPADLIGTMIYRPNVGDFVVQKGPIFANLILADEINRAPAKVQSALLEAMQERQVTIGKETFTLDEPFLVLATQNPIEQEGTYPLPEAQVDRFMMKVVVNYPNRDEERMILDRMATTAPDLDIEPVMAPSDIADARAVVDEIYIDDKIKDYVVDLVHATRDPKSFGLSIKDWIQFGASPRATLALTLGAKATAFLSGRGYVTPQDVKTVAMDVLRHRVILTYEAEAEEKSSDDVVRTILENVPVP, encoded by the coding sequence ATGATCACCGCGCAAGTGGATGTGAAGCAGATCGGCGCTCAGGTGGCGGAGCGCAGCCAGCCGTTTCGGTTGCTCCTCGAACAGATGCATCGCGTGATCGTCGGTCAGGATCAGCTATTGCACCGCATGTTCGTTGGGTTGCTATCCAATGGTCATCTACTGATCGAGGGTGTGCCGGGCCTGGCGAAAACGACCGCAGTGGCGTGCCTGGCGCGCGGAATCCGGACGAGCTTCCAGCGATTGCAGTTCACTCCGGACCTTCTTCCGGCGGACCTGATCGGCACGATGATCTATCGCCCGAACGTGGGCGACTTCGTGGTGCAGAAGGGGCCGATCTTCGCGAATCTGATCCTCGCGGACGAGATCAACCGCGCTCCGGCGAAAGTGCAGTCGGCGCTGCTGGAGGCCATGCAGGAACGGCAGGTTACGATTGGGAAAGAGACGTTCACGCTCGACGAGCCTTTCCTGGTCCTGGCGACACAAAACCCCATCGAGCAGGAAGGAACGTATCCGCTTCCGGAGGCGCAGGTTGACCGCTTCATGATGAAGGTCGTGGTGAATTATCCGAACCGCGACGAAGAGCGGATGATTCTGGACCGCATGGCCACGACGGCGCCGGACCTGGACATCGAGCCGGTCATGGCCCCCTCCGACATCGCCGACGCCCGCGCCGTGGTGGACGAGATTTACATTGATGACAAGATCAAGGACTACGTGGTCGATCTCGTGCATGCGACGCGCGACCCGAAGTCATTCGGGCTTTCCATCAAGGATTGGATCCAGTTCGGGGCGTCGCCGCGGGCGACGCTGGCGCTGACGCTCGGTGCCAAGGCGACGGCGTTCCTGTCCGGTCGCGGGTACGTGACCCCGCAGGACGTCAAGACCGTGGCCATGGATGTCCTTCGCCACCGGGTCATTCTGACCTACGAGGCCGAAGCCGAAGAGAAGTCCTCGGACGACGTGGTCCGCACCATCCTGGAAAATGTTCCCGTCCCATGA